Below is a window of Zygotorulaspora mrakii chromosome 3, complete sequence DNA.
ACAGCAAACctgattttgaagtttaCATCAAAAGATTAAGATATTGGAAGAGGCGTTTAGAAAACAAGCTCGACAGGGCCCCGAAAGTGGAGTATCTCGAAAAGCTGTGCCCTCATTTGAGTAACTTccatcatcaaaaatttgaggaCATCGAAATGCCGGGGCAATATCTACTTAACAAAGACAACAACCTacattttatcaaaattgcGAGATTCCTTCCGCAAGTTGATTTTGTTCGAGGGACGCATTCTTCATACAGGAGATTGATTATTCGTGGAAATGATGGCAGCATTCATTACTATGCGGTACAGTACCCATCAGTGCGTCACTCAAGGCGTGAGGAAAGGATGTCACAGCTGTTCAGGTTATTCAATAGGTCCCTATCGAAGAATGTTCAAACAAAACGCCGtaatattgaattttcgtTACCTATCGCTGTTCCATTATCGCCGCAGGTGAGAATCATGAAAGATAGTCCTTCCTTTACcacttttcatcaaatatatGATGAGTATTGCTCACAGAAAGGGTTAGATCCAGATTCAGTGCAAGACTTTGTTgttgatcaattgaatattgCACATGATAAGGCATTGCCTACGCCAGATTTGACTGTTGTGAAGGTTGAAATCTTCAGCTCAATTCAATCACTATTTCTGCCAACTACTGTTCTGACAGATTACTTCACCGCTTTATTCACGAAGTTTGAGGATTTTTGGTTGTTCCGTAAACAGTTTGCATCACATTACGGTACTTTCGTTTTCACCACATAcatgatgatgataaacAACAGAACTCCTCATAAAATTCATGTTGATAAAGAGTCTGGCAATGTGTTTACATTAGAAATGTTGCCATCGAGGTATCCACATGAGAGGGTCAAACCACTActgaaaaatcaagatttcaatCTACCACCAGATGCCCCTATTTTCCACAATAATGAACCTGTACCATTTAGATTAACGCCCAATATACAAAAATTAATTGGTGAATCTGCGCTAGAAGGTATATTTGCTGTGGATATTTTCGCAATTTCTCGAGCATTAATGGAACCAGAGCATGAATTGAGCACTTATTTGACACTATTCATTCGCGATGAAGTGATCTCATGGTATAGTAATTTACATCGACCCATCGCTGAAAATCCGCAATTGCGTGAAATGGTCCAGAAAAATGTGGATCTAATTATCAGGAGGATAGCGCAATTGGGGCATTTAAGTTCTACGCCAGCTGTAACAACGCAGTTCATTCTTGATTGCATAAGCTCTGCTGTAAACCCAAGAAATTTAGCAAAAACCGACCTTAACTATTTGCCATGGTTTTAGAAACAAGGTTTATactcattcaatttttgtagGATTCTTTATGTTCTAAAAATCAATAAATACAGAAGCATTTGATGGAAACATTGAATCGTtagaaatcaaaatatttatacaAAGACTTTTCGAATTTGCAAATGAGACTAGTTGAAAGTTTTACTCCCTCTTTTACCCATATGCCGCGTGACCCCATGCTATTTGCCATTATCATATCCGTGAACAACCTGTCTCCCACCACTGCGATCTGTGAGGGATGatcaatgatattttttccatAAAAGTgctccaaaatttctttccCACATCCAGGTTTTTTGACTGTGTGCCTCAAGACGGGAACTCCAGTAGTTTTCTCGAGCATACTTGCCTCCTTATAGCCTATATCATCACTTGACCCAGCGCTATTGCTAACTATTAATAGCCTGTTATCAGGatactcttttttcaaatcttcccATTTGGAACTGTACTCTGGCCACACGTTGTTTTCGTATGGATATGCAAAACAATTATCTTTATCAAGTACAATTGCTTTTATATGTGGACCCACCGGAACTGGCAGCTCATTGAAAGTTCCTATAGTTAGCTGTGGCCTACAAAGTTTAGGATTATATATGAGCCGTAGCGCATTCAGAGTAGCACTAATATTCATCAGTATAAAATTCGTACGTTGTGCGACTATATAAAGCGACAGTAAACTAATTGAGGTGGTATCTTGTTAATCTATTGCTTGTCTGCACTTAAGCTTACTGTACATCTTTAGTATGCAGTCCTAATTTCCACATTACCCTGCCTTTAATGGCGAAAGACAACTCATTCTATGGATGCCACTTACGATTTATGGAGTTTTAACCGTCATTGTTTGATTGCTTGATGACATCCTTTATACGCTCCTTATCTATGGTAACACTTGATATACCAAGTTTCTTTTTGGctaatttttttggcttcttTTTTGGTAGCACGACTTGAATAATCAAGTATACAGTCAGAACGGTGATAATCGTCCTTATAAGCTCAAAATTTTCCGTAATAAATCTCTCTTCGAATATCGATATGTATTGAGAGCTCATCGCCTTAAATTTGGGATGATACTCATTAAAAACGCGcaaaagattcaagatACGATCGTTCTTTTCAACCTCTTCTGCTCGTGATGGATCCAGGAAAATTTCAGGAAATATTTCGACTGGCCTTGATGTTACGTGTTTAATGGTGCTTCCAAGATCCAAATCAGGTTTCAACGATGCATATACTATTGTAAGCTCGGGGGAAGGAAGCTGTGCTAGAATTGCCCTCAATGACTTATCATACGCAGATAGTGCTATAGACCGATTTTGGCTGTCTTGCGGGAGCTCTGGGAAATCTATGCGAATGATTCTTTTACGTGTGTCAATATACGGTTGAAAGCTATCTGTATTGTTCCCATCCACTTCGAGTACTTCATCAACATTGCACTTTTCTTTGACATTGTCAATCAATTCATCGAACATGTCGACAGGCAGAATGTCAACTTGTTCGAATTTGACAGCTGTCGAACTCGCATGCATGTATAGCTGCAAATTTATTAAATCCTTTTTGTACGCCGTAAAATCGTGAGCCCGAATACCTGGTTGGTTGACTAATATAAATGCATTCGAATTACACTTACCTAgcaattcttcaacaatttccTTAAAATTCTGCAATGATAAGTTATTACCCAACGTATAATCTTCTTGGTATTTATAAATACCCTTAGACCTTTGTAAGAAGCATAAGTTAGTAGGTGAGCTCTATTGGAAATTATCTTGTGTAATAACGTTAACTTACAATCTATGGGAGGCCAAAAGTACGGGTGCGCTAGTTTGCTTAATGAGCCCGGCAGCAAGTCcaacagaaaaataaaacagcAGGATGATTCTAATACGCACCATCCTCATTGACGACTAGACTTTCTAGAGGCTTGCAGAGTAATTGCTTTACTTACAGCTCTCAACATGCCTTCTTAAACGCATCGTCGTCCTTTATGACGATTCACAAAAGTCTCTGGAATATGCATCtttaatatttgaaatatatacatGTCATTGAATATGTTCAACTAGATTTATCAACTTTCGAAGTGAATCCTCTTGATCAATGCTATAAATGTGGTTGTTCGCGCCAATTAGCTCGTCATCGTCTTCGATAAACAAAGAATCATCAGTGGGTTCTAATGTCTTCTTATCGATCCTTTGCAAAACAGCCTTGTCAAAATTGACTGGATACTCCCAGCCATTTTCCTCGATTGCTTGAATTAGCAAGGCATGGTTTATAGTGAAACCTGCATGCACAATTCTCTTGTACCATGTTAATGCCTCGTCAGGATTGTTTAAGTTCAAATATCGAATAACCATCGCAGTACAGAACTGGAAATTCAAAGGCAAGCGATGCTCATGCATCAGCGACAGGAGATAATCAACTTGAGATTGACTAACCTCATAATTTTTATAGAGGACCAACGAAAATGGACATCTGGAAGTGGTATTTCTTATTCCAATCTGAAACCTCTGATTGTAAAAGTCCTTCAGTATTTCAAATAACAAAccgaaatttttcagctcaAATCTGatatgatgaagaaacaCATTCAAAATTCCCGTATCATGACTaaagcttttcaatttagactttttttgttttagAAAAGTTGTGTATTTTGAATACAAGTTTAATATGAAATCCTGATACTGCTGCTGATTCATAATCCGAGCATTCGTTGCTAAAACAACTCTGTAAATTTCTGTCAAAACAGCACATGAAGGTATGCTATTCACCTGCATGGATGTTGGGAGCAAGGTTTCGAGACCTTGGATCTCTGAATACAAACTGTCTTTTGACAACGTATGATGATGGCTATGGAACACAGCACTCCATAAGCCCATATCGTTGAGAAGTTCACAGGTGACAACCTTTTTGAAACCTGATATCACGTATTGACACGTCAACTTAGGATCATTGAAGCTTCTAAATGAAGCGATAAGCTCATTGAGGATAAATTGATTaaaatgataattttttttaactgGTAGCTTTTGAATGGTGGAGATTAATTTGAAGACCTCTTCGTGCATTCCTTTTTTGCGCAAAAGTCTTGTAATAAAAAGTAACGGCTTATGTAACAAGTTCATGGTTGACAATGAGTGCTCCACCTCATCCATCAatcccatttttttcataaacTGTAGTTCTGTTGTGAACGTCTCTAAAAACATCTCTATATTCTGAGACTGTGACAAATAATAAAGCAGTGCGTTATTGAACTTTACGAAAAGTAATTGCTTACTTTTTGCACtggtgaaaaaatcatGTACTTGTCCAGTATCCATCTTGAACAGTAGCGCCGATAAATAGACCTTTATATTTCtaaaatctttcaaatatatcaagCGATTAATAATCAGTAACATGGAATCAAAGGAATGTAATTTGctgaatttggaaaaaaacaagttCTTGTGAGCATCATTCTGCAAGAATATCTGTAAGCTAGCCAATTGCAATTCCATTTCCGAGCCCTGCATTAACCTTTTCCCCAATTTTCTAACTGACAGTGATGAGGAAAGATGAACATCATTCTTTATAAGGAAATAATAATGATCGAAAGAATTCTGTTTCGGAAGGTTTTCCCAACACCACTTGTGGATAATCTCTGGAATAATGATTCCTCTTTTCTGACTTGCTTCAGGGAATAAATCGTGttggaaagaaataatgTCATACATTCGTTTCCTTTTTTGCTCCAAATTAATATCTTTGCACTCTATAATCATTGACAAGCATTTGTGAAAAGCCATGCATTGTCGAGGTCCTATTTTCCTGAACAAGATCATATCCAGCCATGCAGTATCCTTAGTGACCTTTCTCAAAGCATAAAAGATTGCCGAATAGTGTATTTTGAATCTCCTGGTGAGtttatttttcactctCCTCATGTCATGGCCTTGCTCAATTATTTTCAGCATGTTGAATAGCTTCAATGCTTCTTCAGAGTTTGATCTGCAGATATCATGCCTAGAAATGCCATCAACATACTCAAATATACGAGAAACTATATTCTCACTTGAAACACTAGTAGGATTCCTTGTGTGGGCATCAACAGGCGCTTTTAGGATAGTGCTAAACCATCGCTGCGGTGTTGATTTATGCAATAGAAGCCGATATCGCAGCATCAGTCTCGTTCCCTAAGGCATCAATGGACTGATCAACGAATTGATCAAATAGTGGATCAAGGATACGATTGCCAAACAGAGAAGAAGTGGCGGTGATGTTAATTACTCTTGTTGGCAAGCTCCTGTTGAGTTTCTGACTTTGATGCTTTAAAATGCACAATCGTGGTGAACGAAGCTTCGAGCTGTATGAGAAACGACACTTTCAAATGATATTTATGGAAGAGCTGATGAAATAGATGAAGCTGAATTATTGTTGTAATTTTCCTCCCTCAACTCAAACCATCATATATATTAGTCCTAACCTGAACAGCCAAGAAGGAGCGTTTTGTTGTGGTCGATTGTTGCTGTAAAAATCTGAAGagatcaatatttttaaaatttgtAATTTGAAGCACCGGTTGCTGAAAGAATCTAAGTAGGCAGTACTGTGACACTTTGTCAATAGATATGAAGAGTGACAATGTGGCGGAATCTGTGGTCTCAAGGCCTCAGAAAGCTGAGACGGATGTCACCGctatattcaaaagaacGGAAGTCATAGGTCGTGGAAAGTTTGGCGTGGTTTACAAAGGTTATCATGTAAAGACCAAGCAAGTATATGCAATCAAAGTGCTAAACCTCGACTCTGATGCAGACGAAGTCGATGATGTTCAGCGAGAGATACAGTTTTTGTCATCGATGAAACAGATACCTAATATTACACATTACTACGGATCGTATCTGAAGGATACCAGGCTATGGATTATTATAGAGTATTGTGCAGGGGGCTCTCTGAGAACATTACTGCGACCTGGGAAACTGGATGAGAAATACATTGGGGTAATAATGAGAGAGCTGCTTACCGCATTAAAATGCATCCACAAGGATAACGTTATACATCGTGATATCAAAGCTGCGAATGTCCTTATCTCCAACGAGGGTCAAGTAAAGCTATGCGATTTTGGTGTTGCCGCACAATTGAATCAGACAAGCGCAAGGCGACAAACGATGGCGGGTACACCGTATTGGATGGCACCAGAAGTGATTATGGAAGGTGTATATTACGACACCAAAGTTGATATTTGGTCATTGGGAATCACTACTTATGAAGTTGCTACTGGAAATCCGCCTTATTGCCAAGTTGAAGCTTTAAGGGCCATGCAACTGATTACAAAATCGAAACCACCAAGACTGGAAGGAAGGAACTACTCTAcattattgaaagaatttatTGCTCTCTGTTTAGATGAAGACCCAAAGGAGAGGTTATCTGCAGATGACCTTTTAAAGACTAAATTTATAAAAGCTCATCGAACAACACCAGCTTCTATTTTAAAGCAACTAATATCAAGGTACCTATTGTTTAGAGAGAAAAACAAATCGGCAAGAGAGAGTGCTTTTTTGATAGAGGACGAAGGAAATCCAAACGTTAACGGAAATTCTGGCAAGGAAACAACGGGGAACAACAATAATTCATCTGCAGGTCAAGCTGTTGAAGTCGATGTGAAATGGGACTTTGATTCTTTGAGCTCTTCAGATTATATCATGGAAAATGATATCAATCCTGAAGAAATTCCAGAGGGATCAACACATGATTGGACAAGTACTCAAAGTGAGAAGTTCAACTTTGCATATCCTGACGAAGACCAGTACTATTATTATCCAACAAACAATTATAACAACGGAGGTAAGGTTTATCAAGGAACAACAATAGCTAAAAACCAACCAACAATTTATAATTCGACTTTGAATGCACCTTTGAGTCATAATAATACAATTGGCAATCAACTTAGTAAAAGAGTGAAAGCGACATATTCGAATACCACAACTGGTACCAACTCGTATAGCACtgcaaataaaaaaacagagGCAAGAGCCCCCAAGATGCTATTAGAACTTTTTGAGGAGAATGCAGTAATCAACGAAGGACAAGACGATTCGAACTTCTCTCGGATAAATAAAAACCTTACTCATTTGCATCTAGGTCCAGTTTCGGAAGATATCAGCTCGCCACCAATTTCAGATGGAAACCTTGCACGCCCACATGCAGGCGTAATGAATAACACCTCATTGCATAGTCAAAGCACACCAGCGTTGCCATTGTTGCAGACAAAATTCAGTATTTCCTCCAAAGGTCCCAAAAGCTCCATAACCGCGGCCCCAACACCTATTGAAATCGAGATCCCGGAAGAACTACCTATCAGCACCGCGACACCACATTCTATTAACGAAAAAGCATCCTCATCACAAACCAAACCTCGATCTTCAACTCTTGTTGCAAATTCAGGTTTACACTACAAACCACCACCGGGAATATCCAGGAGATTAACCTTGGGAAATACTGCAAGCAGAGAAGTGAGTAACTCTAATTTTCGAGAGGAGGATGAGACTTATAAAGGGACTACTTTTAATAACTTTGactcttcaaaattaaacAGTGTTTCTACCAGTTCGATCCCGACCAAGCAACATGCCTTAAAAAGTCCTTCTCCTAGCAAGATTTTCTTCAGCCATAATTCTTCACCAACAAGAAAACCTGGGGGATCACCAAACCATAATAATAGCAACAATAACATGATGGGCCTAAGTAGTGGTAATGACGCAATACCGCCACCGTCGATGAAGCCTGTTGCTacatattttgaaagtaaaGATGTACTCTTACAACCGCTGAACAACTCCAATTCCGCATCCGCAACGACAACAAATTCTAATGCTGTCTCCAACACAAACATTTCAGACGGCAACTACGGGAGTGAGAAAGAAGTTAGCAGGGTGAACAGAGATTTCAAACGTAATAATCCTAATTTAAAACTTCATATGCCGTTGCCTACAACTATTGCTCCGAATAAATTACTTGATACCACAGTCATTAGCACTAACCCCATAAGTGGTCCAGCGCCATCATCTAATGAAAATATAAACCAGTTCGGTTTCAATACCAGTACTGCTAACATACCTATATCGATGACACCgataaatgaaaaacatGTGGAGTTAGGTGCTGGGCTCAATTTAGGTAATACAAGTGGTAGTGGCACCAAACCAAAAAGAGTTCATAGCATATCAAACAGGAAGAACTCTCAATCTACCGAACCGTTTGGGTCCACACCAGGCAGCATAACAACGTCAAATAGTATCAATAATGTTCCCACTACTGCAACCATGTCCACAATAGCTGCCAATTCTGTCAATAGCAACAATGGGGCAAACACACTTCCGCTAAGCAACAGCAACGTCATGTCTAGTGTGGTCACGCCGGCAGTGACAAATTCGCTTTCTTTGATGCCAGCACCGCCATCATCGCTAAACatggattttttcatagATCTGGACCCCAAAAGCTTCGAACCGCATAAATGGGTAGATCACAAGCCTCAGGTGCTCCAGGATCTCAATTTGCTGCTCAAGATGTTCGAAGATGGGCTTCCCGTGGTAAAAAACGCTCTCGAAAGACAGTTACATTCAAGTGACGCCATCCCAGATCGAGAccaatcttgaaaatccTGTACCTATCTTCCATTTTATATTCTCATTCTAACAATTACGTAGCAAGAGCAAGCTTCAGCATTATCCGGTGCTTTAACTATTGCAATACCCGCTATATACTCATTAGCTCATTATATCACTATAACTACGCCAAACTATAAAATAAATCGCTGAACACGAAATGCCACGATAGCCAAGAATTTCTACGCAGTGATCTTCGAAACAAATTTAGAAGCATAGAAAGATATACCGTCCTATCAGGAAAGTTGGTAAACAAAACGGAAAAACTGAGATTCAGGCCTAGGGTTATTTGCTAGTGGCTGTACATCGAAGAACTTTCACGTTATTAGGGCTACGAACATCTAGAGACACATTGTGGAGACACTCATTTCACAAGGGCGAAGaatctttgttttttcgAGACGCTACTTTTTACTATCGTTAAGACCTTTTCATTCCTACCTAGGTTTGATCACTCTCGTTTCTTCAGTTTAACTCCTTAACCTTACAGTTTCATGATCCATTCCACTAAAAAGAGTGGCAGCTCGGTCAAGCTGGACACTTTGAGGGAGGAGGAGAGTGACAATACTGGTGAAAAATCCTTGCGTGGCGAAGGCAGCCGGATTCACTCGCTACCCAACCATGAAAAAGACTTTTCTGGCTCGCAAAAGGGAAGCTCGTCAAATAGCAGTGTCAGTGCCAATAGTAAGATGGTAGGGCTTGGTATTGCCAGAAGACCAAGCCATAACTTACTTTTAAACTCCGTGACTTGCGATGAACCAGTAGGAAATCATAACATACAGTTAGGACTTTCACAaccaaagaagaattttgcAATAAAAAACGATAGGCCAATATCTAATGATTCGATTGCAACGCGGACATCCGAgctcttttcttcgaattcTTCAGATGCAAATTCGGGAAATTCTTCACTAGATAATGACAATGAAggtaaaaaattgagaCTCAATGGGTCTTCAACAGAGTTTCAGACAGAAGAAGAGAGCGATGAAACAGAAAACGCTTCGTCATATGATGCACTTTCATCTGCGCAAGGGAATACAACCAATTCAATAAGTCAAAGTTTGACTTTGAGTCATAAATCGGACAATAAATCTGTTTTATCGAGAAATAGTACTCTAAAATCTTCTCAAAGTCAACAAGCAAggtatttcttttctaaTGGTAATGGGCCACATTCCCAAGTTTCGTTCTTCGACAGCACcagtaatttttcatcgcctttgaagaaagtaggctcaaatgaaaatggcTTGCTAAACCTGAAGTTGCAATCTAAATCGCAACCTTCTCTACCAGCGACATCTCCGTTATTCAATCACTTGAACAGCACATCGGCGATACCGACAAAAACAAGATTAACACCTTCTCAGAGATATCGCTTACGTAAAACGCAAAACGAGACTGCCCTGATCAAATCGATTagaaataaagaaaagtaCTATGACGAACAGGATAAAACCTTAGAAATACAAGAAGCAGATATTAACGACTCAGTAATATGGAATATCCCAATGGCATCGCATTCAACCagttcatttttgatgtcATCGAATCCAAAAGGACTTAAAAAATCTGACTCTACATCAAGCATTCCAACAGAAAACAAGAGAACAGTATATAATCAATCCATTTCTTCGTGTTCATTCCTGGATACTTATAGCATGCCAACATCTCCAATTCCTGGGGTCAACAAAACCAGTGATTTTCAATACATGCAACAGGCAACGAAGAATATCTCTTCAGTATACTTACATTCCTCGCACAAATTATCCAAAAGTAAGCTGGATGATAGAACGGCTTCAGCTGATTTTTTACCAATGGAATTCAAGACAGCGAGTGATTTGGgctttgaagatttagTACTTGTTTCGGAAGATAAACTAGATGTTACAAGCCATTCAAGACCGAGTTGGTTACCACCAAAGCTTCCCGATGAGAGAAAAATGCATGAAGAGCAAATCAGTAAAAGCACAAGCATGGCTTCAATAGAGCAACTGGATAGGAATAAACAGAATGAAGAGAGATTGCTGAAAGATGAAACAAATAGGCAAAAATTTATCTTATTATTGGATAGAGGCATTACAAGAAACTCTTCATCAgcaagtttgaaaaaaatcatatgGCAAACGGCATTCAGCTCAGAACTACGATATCAAATGTATAGCGAAATTCTGCAAAGTGAAGTTAAATTAATAACAGAACAATATATGGAAAAATTCGAAGATGTTATGAATGTATTCGACAAAATGGATTTTCCTCGTAGTAAAGAGGCGGAAATCGAACAATTAATTGAGATTggaatcaaaagaaaaatagcTGGTAAGGAAAATGTATCTCCTGATCTTATTTTGATGCTAAAGCTCAAGGCCATATCCCAACAAGGGTTATTACCTGGTGATGAATTATTGTTTCACCATTTTTTACTTGATCCGTCTTTCGAATCAAAAGCGCAAGTTTGGGAAACTGTAAATTTGATACAAATGACATGTTTCAATGACATTTGCAAAGAGAAATATGATagcaaaattttgaattcaagGGGTATTGTTGCAAGTTATCTGCTTAGAGGTGAcgatttcaaagatgagtTTAATCCATTAGCATTGAACTCGTCGACATGGTGGAATGTTCTGGAGCGAATTCCTCATACACTCTTCATGTGGATTTTAGACATTATTGTAGTATCAAACTCAcaatgtttcaaaaaaaatccgctaataaaggaaaatttCACGGGAAAAAGTTTCGAGTACTATAGATCAAAGCACGTTGTCACCAATTACAAAATTTTACTATCATTCATACTAAATGTTTTGCTTAACTATCATTTTGGATTTAACGATCTTAAGAGCTTATCAAGTCTAGATGATCCTAACTTTTGCATTCCAGTACCTTTCGATCATTTGTTGGATATGGGCTCTATaaactcttttttcattaggAAGTGGTTACATTATCACAAGAAATTTTAATCGGTGCGCTTATAAGTAAGATTTATGTCACAAAGAGAAGGATAACTCCCCACATGTAGTAATAGTTAACTTTAATACAGCTTTATATAGTAAGACTAATAAATTATCATATTCAATGACTCTTACGGATACGGACCGGTTCTCATTCCTCGTGTTATCGGTTTGAAAAACATATAAGAAAAAGTGTACAATCTAAGAAATTCGCAATTGATAAAGAAAGTAAAAAGAGTGCGACCATCAGAAAACCAGCTACCAAAACACCAGAGATAAGGTCCTAGCAGATAACTAACATGTCATGTTCAGGGTCCATATGGTCTGTAATATCTAAAATCAATGGCACTGCATCTTTTTGCAGTTCTTTCATATCGTTATTACCTCAAATAATCGAAACGTTCCGCGATAAGACTGTTGAGGGCCTATcaccatattttttattagcATGGGTTGGTGGTGATATTACCTCTTTGATTGGGGCTATCCTGACCAACCAACTTATGTTTCAGGTTTTGCTAGCACTTTATTTCTTATGCAACGACCTGTTTGTCTGTGGTCAATATTACTACTATGGTGTGCTTCACGAAAATAAGTTAGCAACTACTGGTCACGAATCGAAGCCGATTTACGCAGATGTGCCAGTCGAAGACTCACAGTCTGACAGCGATACAGTTCAAAGTGATGGGGCCACCATCGGAAATAGAAATACCCGCAAGGGTTTCTTGAGTGGCATATTTGCCCTCTTTGGTAGCATCAGAAATACAAGTGCAATGCCATTGGACGACGTGATTCTCTCATTGGCAGCTCAAAAACCCACCGCTCCGGGAACAATCCCTGGCAATACCAATGGAACAGGCAGTACACTCGGAGCAACTTTCTCCTGGTTGGGGGCAACGTTTTACATAGGTGCACGTATCCCGCAGCTGTGGAAAAACTATCAAAGAAAGTCAACCGACGGTATCTCTCCTTTCCTATTCGCAACAACACTGGTCGGCAATGTGACTTATAACATAAGTGTTCTGACAAGTTGTGCATATCGCGACAGTCCTGATAGAAAAGCGTTTCTGCTGAATGAGTTACCATTTATTCTGGGCTGCACAGTGACTATATTCTTTGATATGATATACTTTTACCAGCATTACGTTCTATACGCTAAAGATATGAAGATAAGAGCATATGAGCGTGAACACGCtcatcaccatcatcaCCATCGCGATCTCGATCTCGATACAGATGAAGCAAGGCCTCTGCTGCAAAACTGATCTAGCATGGACCCTTAAGTATTGAGCTATAGTACATAGATTTTTACAGATATAAATTTACTTTTCTGGGTTTGGATTCTGGATTCCCGATTCTTCCGCTAGATTGCTCACTCTCGATTGCTGATTTCCCTACCTCATTCCCACATATACTCCGGCGTCTCTTAGCAAGCAAGAGCTGGAAGCTGTTACGCTTCTTGAAATGTGGCTACGAGTAGCATCTCTTGATATCACTTCTTTAACGGATTTTCACCGTGATAAAGA
It encodes the following:
- the KIC1 gene encoding putative serine/threonine protein kinase KIC1 (similar to Saccharomyces cerevisiae KIC1 (YHR102W); ancestral locus Anc_5.406) codes for the protein MKSDNVAESVVSRPQKAETDVTAIFKRTEVIGRGKFGVVYKGYHVKTKQVYAIKVLNLDSDADEVDDVQREIQFLSSMKQIPNITHYYGSYLKDTRLWIIIEYCAGGSLRTLLRPGKLDEKYIGVIMRELLTALKCIHKDNVIHRDIKAANVLISNEGQVKLCDFGVAAQLNQTSARRQTMAGTPYWMAPEVIMEGVYYDTKVDIWSLGITTYEVATGNPPYCQVEALRAMQLITKSKPPRLEGRNYSTLLKEFIALCLDEDPKERLSADDLLKTKFIKAHRTTPASILKQLISRYLLFREKNKSARESAFLIEDEGNPNVNGNSGKETTGNNNNSSAGQAVEVDVKWDFDSLSSSDYIMENDINPEEIPEGSTHDWTSTQSEKFNFAYPDEDQYYYYPTNNYNNGGKVYQGTTIAKNQPTIYNSTLNAPLSHNNTIGNQLSKRVKATYSNTTTGTNSYSTANKKTEARAPKMLLELFEENAVINEGQDDSNFSRINKNLTHLHLGPVSEDISSPPISDGNLARPHAGVMNNTSLHSQSTPALPLLQTKFSISSKGPKSSITAAPTPIEIEIPEELPISTATPHSINEKASSSQTKPRSSTLVANSGLHYKPPPGISRRLTLGNTASREVSNSNFREEDETYKGTTFNNFDSSKLNSVSTSSIPTKQHALKSPSPSKIFFSHNSSPTRKPGGSPNHNNSNNNMMGLSSGNDAIPPPSMKPVATYFESKDVLLQPLNNSNSASATTTNSNAVSNTNISDGNYGSEKEVSRVNRDFKRNNPNLKLHMPLPTTIAPNKLLDTTVISTNPISGPAPSSNENINQFGFNTSTANIPISMTPINEKHVELGAGLNLGNTSGSGTKPKRVHSISNRKNSQSTEPFGSTPGSITTSNSINNVPTTATMSTIAANSVNSNNGANTLPLSNSNVMSSVVTPAVTNSLSLMPAPPSSLNMDFFIDLDPKSFEPHKWVDHKPQVLQDLNLLLKMFEDGLPVVKNALERQLHSSDAIPDRDQS
- the SBE22 gene encoding Sbe22p (similar to Saccharomyces cerevisiae SBE2 (YDR351W) and SBE22 (YHR103W); ancestral locus Anc_5.407), whose protein sequence is MIHSTKKSGSSVKLDTLREEESDNTGEKSLRGEGSRIHSLPNHEKDFSGSQKGSSSNSSVSANSKMVGLGIARRPSHNLLLNSVTCDEPVGNHNIQLGLSQPKKNFAIKNDRPISNDSIATRTSELFSSNSSDANSGNSSLDNDNEGKKLRLNGSSTEFQTEEESDETENASSYDALSSAQGNTTNSISQSLTLSHKSDNKSVLSRNSTLKSSQSQQARYFFSNGNGPHSQVSFFDSTSNFSSPLKKVGSNENGLLNLKLQSKSQPSLPATSPLFNHLNSTSAIPTKTRLTPSQRYRLRKTQNETALIKSIRNKEKYYDEQDKTLEIQEADINDSVIWNIPMASHSTSSFLMSSNPKGLKKSDSTSSIPTENKRTVYNQSISSCSFLDTYSMPTSPIPGVNKTSDFQYMQQATKNISSVYLHSSHKLSKSKLDDRTASADFLPMEFKTASDLGFEDLVLVSEDKLDVTSHSRPSWLPPKLPDERKMHEEQISKSTSMASIEQLDRNKQNEERLLKDETNRQKFILLLDRGITRNSSSASLKKIIWQTAFSSELRYQMYSEILQSEVKLITEQYMEKFEDVMNVFDKMDFPRSKEAEIEQLIEIGIKRKIAGKENVSPDLILMLKLKAISQQGLLPGDELLFHHFLLDPSFESKAQVWETVNLIQMTCFNDICKEKYDSKILNSRGIVASYLLRGDDFKDEFNPLALNSSTWWNVLERIPHTLFMWILDIIVVSNSQCFKKNPLIKENFTGKSFEYYRSKHVVTNYKILLSFILNVLLNYHFGFNDLKSLSSLDDPNFCIPVPFDHLLDMGSINSFFIRKWLHYHKKF
- the YPQ2 gene encoding Ypq2p (similar to Saccharomyces cerevisiae YDR352W; ancestral locus Anc_5.408); this encodes MSCSGSIWSVISKINGTASFCSSFISLLPQIIETFRDKTVEGLSPYFLLAWVGGDITSLIGAILTNQLMFQVLLALYFLCNDLFVCGQYYYYGVLHENKLATTGHESKPIYADVPVEDSQSDSDTVQSDGATIGNRNTRKGFLSGIFALFGSIRNTSAMPLDDVILSLAAQKPTAPGTIPGNTNGTGSTLGATFSWLGATFYIGARIPQLWKNYQRKSTDGISPFLFATTLVGNVTYNISVLTSCAYRDSPDRKAFLLNELPFILGCTVTIFFDMIYFYQHYVLYAKDMKIRAYEREHAHHHHHHRDLDLDTDEARPLLQN